One window of the Ictidomys tridecemlineatus isolate mIctTri1 chromosome 11, mIctTri1.hap1, whole genome shotgun sequence genome contains the following:
- the LOC101974889 gene encoding olfactory receptor 2A12-like: MQKLNQSFVSEFILLGFSLDPRTTPLLFWIFLMIYLLIILGNGLITILVCLDSHLHTPMYFFIGILSMLDLGYTTTTVPQMLAHLASQEKTISFSSCVAQMYIFLVLGVTESWLFAMMSIDRYVAICHPLRYKVIMSPWLCGVMVIFCGLWGVISALIYTVFAMRLPYCGPNKINHFFCEVPAVLKLACADTSLNDRVDFILGFSVILIPLSLILIIYVNIFIAILKIRSAQGRLKAFSTCASHITVVTMFCVPAMVMYMKPGSKASPEEDKKLALFYNVISAFLNPIIYSLRNKDVKRAFLKVTGWARSQNEFA, translated from the coding sequence ATGCAAAAGCTCAACCAGTCCTTTGTGAGTGAATTCATTCTTCTGGGCTTCTCCCTGGATCCCAGAACCACACCCCTGCTCTTCTGGATCTTTCTGATGATCTACCTGTTGATTATTCTGGGCAATGGCTTGATTACCATCCTCGTCTGCCTGGATTCCCACcttcacacccccatgtacttctttaTTGGCATCCTTTCCATGCTGGACCTGGGCTATACCACCACGACTGTGCCCCAGATGTTGGCACATCTGGCCAGCCAGGAGAAGACCATCTCTTTTTCTAGCTGTGTGGCTCAGATGTACATTTTCTTGGTATTAGGTGTCACTGAGTCCTGGCTCTTTGCCATGATGTCTATTGACAggtatgtggccatctgccatcCACTCCGGTACAAGGTCATCATGAGCCCATGGCTATGTGGGGTAATGGTCATTTTCTGTGGACTCTGGGGGGTCATCTCTGCTCTTATCTACACCGTCTTTGCCATGCGCCTGCCCTACTGTGGACCCAACAAGATTaaccacttcttctgtgaagttcctgCAGTCTTAAAGCTGGCTTGTGCAGATACCTCACTCAATGACCGAGTGGACTTCATCCTTGGTTTTAGTGTCATACTGATCCCACTGTCCCTTATCCTCATCATTTATGTCAACATCTTCATCGCCATCCTGAAGATCCGTTCAGCACAGGGGAGGCTGAAGGCCTTCTCCACTTGTGCCTCTCATATCACTGTGGTCACCATGTTCTGTGTGCCAGCCATGGTCATGTACATGAAGCCTGGCTCTAAGGCCTCCCCAGAAGAGGACAAGAAGCTGGCTCTGTTCTACAATGTCATCTCTGCTTTTCTCAACCCTATCATCTACAGCCTCCGGAACAAGGACGTGAAGAGGGCTTTCCTCAAGGTGACAGGCTGGGCAAGGTCACAGAATGAGTTTGCCTAA
- the LOC101976497 gene encoding olfactory receptor 2A12 — protein MQHLSKENHSSVSEFLLLGFSSESQVRTALFIFFLLLYLITLLGNGLIVTLIYLDSRLHTPMYFFLSILSLVDMSYVTTTVPQMLVNMVRPRRPISWGACVAQMFIFLVLGIAECVLYAIMAYDRYVAICFPLHYSLLMSRLVCIKMVTVCWSISVTGALIYTVFTMRLPYCGPYKINHFFCEVPAVLKLACADTSLNDRLDFILGFILLLVPLSLILASYVRIFASILRIRSTQGRLKCFSTCASHITVVTMFYGPAMIMYMRPGSWYDPERDKKLALFYNVISAFFNPIIYSLRNKDVKGAFLKVLGDRGTAH, from the coding sequence ATGCAGCACCTTAGCAAGGAAAACCACAGTTCAGTGTCCGAATTCCTCCTCCTGGGCTTCTCCAGTGAGTCACAGGTCAGAACGGCCCTGTTCATCTTCTTCCTGCTCCTCTACCTCATCACCCTCCTGGGCAATGGACTCATCGTTACCCTGATCTACCTAGACTCACGCCTCCACACACCTATGTACTTCTTTCTCAGTATCCTCTCTCTGGTGGACATGAGCTATGTCACCACCACTGTGCCCCAGATGTTAGTTAATATGGTACGTCCAAGGAGGCCCATATCCTGGGGTGCTTGTGTGGCCCAGATGTTCATCTTCTTGGTCCTGGGCATTGCTGAGTGTGTCCTCTATGCCATTATGGCCTATGACAGGTATGTTGCCATTTGCTTCCCCCTTCACTATTCCCTCCTCATGAGCCGTCTCGTCTGTATCAAGATGGTGACAGTCTGTTGGTCCATTAGTGTCACTGGGGCTCTCATCTACACTGTCTTCACCATGCGCCTGCCCTACTGTGGCCCCTACAAGATCAACCACTTTTTCTGCGAGGTCCCTGCTGTCCTGAAGTTGGCCTGTGCAGACACATCCCTCAATGACAGGTTGGACTTCATCTTGGGTTTCATCCTACTTTTGGTACCTCTGTCCCTCATCCTGGCATCCTATGTCCGTATCTTCGCCTCCATCTTAAGAATCCGCTCAACCCAGGGAAGGCTCAAGTGCTTCTCCACGTGCGCTTCCCACATCACTGTGGTCACCATGTTCTATGGGCCAGCCATGATCATGTACATGAGGCCTGGCTCGTGGTATGACCCAGAGAGGGACAAGAAGCTGGCCCTCTTCTACAATGTCATCTCTGCCTTCTTCAACCCCATTATCTACAGCCTCAGGAACAAGGATGTAAAGGGGGCCTTTCTGAAAGTACTTGGAGATAGAGGGACAGCTCATTGA